The Fretibacterium sp. OH1220_COT-178 genomic sequence AAATACGGGACGAGATCCCGATAAATGCGCACACGATGCGCAAAATCAGAGAAACGGAGGAGAGTTCGATGAAACGATCGCTCGCAACGGCAGCGGCCATTCTGTTCCTGATGCTGCAGCAGGTTCTTCCTGCCTCAGCGGCCTATCCGGACAAGAACATCAACGGCTACATCGCCTGGGGGGCCGGAGGCGGAACGGACAACGCCTCCCGAGCCCTCACCCCGCTGGTCGAAAAGCTTCTGGGCGCCAAGATCATTCTGCAGAACAAGCCCGGCGCCGCAGGCTCTCTGGCCACGACGCTCGTCTCCAATATGCCCGCCGACGGCTACTCCATTCTCTACAACGCCGAAGGGCCGGCCCTCTACAAAATCCTGGGGCTCGGCAAGTTCGACTACAACGATTTCGAGACGCTCTGCCTGATGGTCTTCGGAGTCGACGTCATCTGCGTCCATCCCGACACCCCCTACAAGACCCTGGATGAGCTGGTCAAGGCCGCGCAGGCCAGTCCCAGGACGATCAAGCTGGCCTCCACCGGTACCGGAGGAATCCCCTTCGTCATCGCCTCGATCCTGAAGGCCATGCACAACGTCGAGTTCAACCTGGTCGGGTTCGACGGGGACGGCTCCGGAATCGCCGCCCTTTTGGGCGGACACGTCGACGGCATGCCCATCAGCATGATGGGAGCGGGCACCGTGGATCTGATCAAGACGGGCAAGCTGCGCGCCCTGGCCGTCATCTACGACAAAAGGGTAGAACAGCTGCCCGACGTCCCGGCGATCACCGAGATCTATCCCGAGTTCGCCCAATACCTGCCCATCGGGCACTTCTACGGCGCGTTCGTCAAGAAGGGGACGCCGGAGGACATCGTGACGAAACTGCGGGACGCCTACATGACGGCCGTAAAGGACCCCAGCTTCATGGACTTCATCCAGCGCCTGAACGGCATCCCCCTCGCCCTCTCGGGGGAGGAGGCCGGGGAGTTCCTTCGCAAGAACCAGTCGAACGTCGCCTGGCTCCTTCAGGATGCCGGGGTGACAAAGGCATCCCCCGAGGAGTTCGGAATCCCCAAGCCCTAGCTTCCGCATCTTCTAAGAAGGTTCGAGAATACACTCCACAAAAAAGGACGGGATTCTCCAATGCTGAAAAAACTCACCTCTCTGCTGCTCGTTTCCCTGACGCTCGCTGCCGCTTCCGCCTCGTTCGCCGGGGAGTATCCGGAGAGAAACATCAACGGCTACATCGTCTGGGGCGCCGGGGGCGTCACGGACAACGTCTCCCGCGCCCTGGCCTCGCTGGCGGAAAAGGAGCTGGGCGCTTCCATCGTCATGCAGAACAAGACCGGCGCCTCGGGGGCGATCGCCACGACCTACGTCCACAACGCACCCGCCGACGGATACAGCCTTTTGTTCGGAGCCGAGAATCAGGGACTTTACAAGGTGATGAACCTCTCGCAGATCGACTACGACGAGTTCATCCCCCTGCTGATCGCCATGGGCAACACCGGCGTGGTCTGCGTATCCCCCTCCTCCCCCCACGCCACCTACAAGGATTTCATCGACGCTGCCCAGGGCGAGAAGAAGTTCTCCATGGGCAGCACGGGGCCCGGAGGGTTCCCCTACGTCGCAAGCTGCATGATGACCGACATCCATAAAGGCGTCCGCTTCAACTTCGTCCAGTTCGACGGGGAGGCCGGAGCGCTGACGGCCCTGATGGGCGGCCATATCGATGCGGTCCCGGTAGGGCTTCTGTCGGCCGCGGAGCTCATAAAAGGGAACAAAATCCGCGCATTGGCCGTTTTGGCGGACAAACGCCTTCCTCAGTTTCCCGACCTCCCCGCCATCACGGAGTTCTTTCCCGAATATGAGCGCTATCTCCCGTGGGAGGCCTTCTACGGCGTCTTCATCAAAAAGGGAACCCCGGACGATATCGTGAACAAGCTCAAGGACGCCTTCATCGAGGCCTCCCGGAATCCGGTTTTCGACAAGTTCGCCGAAAACCTCGGGGGCACCAAGCTCGCATTGACCGGGCAGGACGCCCGTGCATACGTCGACAAGAATCGCTCGGTCGCCGCGTGGCTGATGCAGCGGGCCGGGGCCGCCAAAAGGTCCCCCGCCGAGTTCGGAATTCCCGAACCCTAGGCCGCAAGTACGGCCCCCGCCGCGCCCTGGGCGGGGGCCTGTTTTTCGACGGCCGAAGCCTTCACCCCCCTCCCCGAAACGGAGAAAGCCGCCATCCCGCGAAAGGAGATCCGACCATGCAGGATCATTCGGAAACGAACTCCAGAAAACCCGGAGAACTCGCCTTTGCCCTTCTGTGCGTCCTATTCGGCGCGTTGGGCTACTACTTCGCCATGGACATCACGAGCGGAGAGCTCTCCTCCCCCTCCGTGGCTCCCAAACTCGCATCGGCCGTCATCGTCCTCATGGGTCTGGCCGAGCTGCGGCGCTGCCTGAAGAAGGGAAAGCCGCTCCCGGGCCCCGGCCCCCTGTTGCGCTATCTCTTCACCTGGGACGTCGTGTTCATCCTTGCGATGCTGGGGGCCTATTCGATCCTTCTTCCCATCCTCCACTTTCCTCTGGCCTCGTTTTTGTTTCTGCTCTGCTCCCTCTTCTACTTGCAAAGGGGCAAGCGCTTCTTCCTGTGCCTCGCCGTATCGGTATCGTCCATCGCCGTTTTGGTGGGGATATTCAAATACATCTTCAAGGTTATGCTGCCCTGATTCGACAAGGCGGCAGGTCCCCTCGACAGAGTAAGGAGACAAACACATGGAACAAATGCACGGCTTCCTCGCACCGTTTTTCAACATTCAGATGGTGGCCCTCGTCTGGCTGGGCGTCCTGGCCGGCGTCTGGGTCGGGGCCATTCCGGGCCTATCCGTCACCATGGCCGCTTCCCTGCTGATCTCCTTCACGTTCTCCTGGAGCCTCGACAACGCCCTCGCCCTGATCTGCGGGGTTTTCGTCGGCGGCGTCTACGGAGGCGCGATCACGGCAATCCTGCTCAACATCCCGGGAGCGCCCGCAGCCATCGCCACGGGGTTCGACGGCTATCCCCTGGCCAGGAGAGGCGAGGCCGGACGCACCATCGGCCTGGTGACGACGGTCTCCATCTTCGGCGGCCTGCTGGGAATCGCCATCCTGGCGGTCGCGGCCCCCGTAGTCGCTAATTTTGCGCTCAAGTTCGCCCCGCGGGACTACTTCCTGCTGGCCCTGATGGGACTGCTCCTGATCGGCAGCATCGGGGGCGGGGACCCGATCAAGGGCATACTGGCCGGGGCCGTCGGCGTGCTTCTCAGCATGGTGGGGATGGATCCCTCCACGGGAGAGCTCCGCTACACGTTCGGCAACATCTACCTCATGGCGGGGATCAGTTTCGTCACCGCCATGATCGGCCTTTTCGGCGTTTCCGAGGTGCTCTTTCAGCTCAGGGACAGCACGCAGGCCGCAGCCAAACAAAAACTGGACAAGATCGTTCCGGACCTCAAGACCTTTTTCAGCCATCTTCCCCTGGCCCTGAGATCGGGGCTTCTGGGCGTCTGGATCGGCGCTCTGCCGGGAACCGGGGGGGACGTCGCCGCCCTCCTGGCCTACGATCAGGCGAAGCGATCGGTCAAAAATCCGGAGTACCCCTTCGGCGAGGGGGCCATCGAGGGAGTGATCGCTCCGGAATCCGCGAACAAGGGAGCCGTAGGGGGAGCCTTCATTCCGATGCTGACCCTGGGCATACCGGGCGACGCCGTGACGGCCATCATCATCGGAGCGCTGTTCATCCACGGGCTCAAGCCCGGCCCCATGCTCATGGTGGAGAACCCGGACATCTTCTGGACGATCATATCCCTGCTCCTCATCGGCAACATCGCCCTCCTGGTCATCGGACTGCTGAGCGTGAAAATGTTCAGCAAGATCATCGAGGTCCCGAAACTCATCGTCATGCCGGTGGTGATCATCCTCTCCATCATCGGGACCTACTCCATCCAGAACAGTTTGACCGACGTATTCTGGATGATCGGCTTCGGAGTGCTCGGCTACTTCATGCGGGCCTACGGATACAGCACGGCGCCCATGGTCCTGGGAATCATTCTCGGCCCCCTCCTGGACTCCAATTATCGTCGCGCCATGCAGAGTGCGGGGGACGAAATCCTCCCCTTCCTGACGAGCTTCGTCGCCCACCCCCTGACGCTCTTCCTGACGTGCTGCATCGCCTATCTCATCGTATCGCAAACCCCCTGGTGGCGGGGCAAGCGCAAAAGGACATCCGCGACGGTCGAGATATCCTGATCCCGGCCGTTCGCCCCACTTCCGGCCCCGCAATGAATGCGGGCGCAAACTCAAAGGAGGACTCCGTCGTGTTGAAGGAAAAGACTTTCTGGGCGGACACGGAATTTTTTGGTCTTTTGGGGACCCCTGTTAGGAAATCCCTTTCTCCCGCCATGCACAACGCCAACTTCCGGGCGCTGGGCATGAACGCTCTGTACAGCCCCTACGAAGTCGACGAGGAGAGCCTGCCGAAAGTGCTCCCCTCGCTGGGAGCCCTGCGATTCAAGGGGCTCAACATAACCATGCCCCTGAAGCAAAAAATCATCCCCTACCTCGACGAACTCGACGAACTCGCCGAGCTGTGCAATGCCGTCAATACCGTTTACTGGAAGAACGGCAGGCTCTGCGGTTCGAACACGGACGGGATCGGCTTCGTACACGGATTGAAGGAACAGGGGCGCTACGACCCGACCGGAAAGCACTGCCTGATCTTCGGAGCCGGCGGAGCCGCCCGCGGCGTCGCCTTCGCCCTATGCGCCTCGGGAATCAGCACCATCACCCTTTGGGGAAGGGCTTCAGGACACGAAAGGATCGGAAAGCTGGCCAGCGACCTCAACGCCTACCGCTCCGGAGTGTGCAGGATCCAGTCCACGGAGCCGGGCGACCTGCCCAAATTGTTCGGGGAGTCCGAGCTCGTCATCAATTCGACGTCGGTGGGCATGACCCCCGAAACGGATGCCACGCCTTTCGACACCGCACTTCTGGAGCCCCGCCACATGGTCTGCGATCTCGTCTACGTGCCCCACGACACCAAGATGCTGCGAGAGGCCGAGGCGCGGGGCAGCCGAACCCTGGCGGGCTACTGGATGACGATCTGGCAGGGCGTGGAGGCATTCCGACGCTGGACGAACCGGGAGCCCAACGTCGAGGTCATGACCAGGACCATCCTGGAGCACCTGACGCGTCGGGAGGGAACATCCCGATGAACTTCGCTTCCGGCGCCCTCCCCTCCCGCATCGCGATCTGCGAGGTCGGTCCCCGGGACGGGCTGCAAAACGAAAAAACGCTGCTTTCGATCGAACGGAAGGTGGAATTGATCGAGGCCGCCGTGGAGGCGGGGGCACGAAGCGTGGAGATCGGATCCTTCGTCCATCCCAAGGCCGTTCCGGCAATGGCGGAGACCGACGAGGTCGCGCGGCGGCTCGCTCGAAAGGAAGGGGTGGAATACCGAGCCCTCGCCATGAACCTGAAAGGCGTCGAACGCGCCCATGCGGCCGGACTGAGCAAGGTGAAGGTCACGGTTTCCGCGAGCGACGAGCACTCCCGGAAAAACAGCAACGCCTCTCCGGAGGAGGTCATCCAAAGCTTCGCCTCATGCGCGGCCTTCTGTGCGGAACGCGGCATGGCGCTGAGCGGGGCCATCTCCACCGCATTCGGATACTCCGACATCGGCGTCATGCCCCTGGAGAGGATATTCCCCATCGTCGAGGCGTATCTGGCCCTCGGCGTGCGCGAGATCTCCATGTCCGACACCACGGGCGTGGCCAACCCCGCCCAGGTGTACGAAAACATGACCCGTCTCCGGGAGCGTTACGGCGAGGTCACATGGACGCTCCACACCCACAATACCCGAGGCATGGCCCTGGCCAACATCTATGCCGCGTTGACGGCTGGAGTGTCGCATTTCGACGCCTCCTTCGCCGGCCTTGGGGGGTGTCCGTTCGCCCCGGGGGCCTCCGGCAACATCGCCACGGAGGACGTGGTGCACATGGCCCATGCGATGGGGATCGAGACGGGCTACGACCTGGCCGGAAGCGTCGCCCTGGCCCGCAGGGTGGAGTCGTACGTGGGGCACCCCGGGGACAGCAGCATGTTGCGCTTGTCCGGGACGGAGTTTTGCCGCTGACCCCTTCCTCTGGCAATCCGGCCGCGTGTGCTATACTTCGCTCTGATGCCGGAGGGCCGACCTTCCGGACATGACTCTCTCGACGAAAGGCAATGATCGCAGGTGAAAGAGGAGACGGTGCGCTCGGTCGAACGCGCCTTCGCAGTGCTGAACGTCTTTACCC encodes the following:
- a CDS encoding Bug family tripartite tricarboxylate transporter substrate binding protein codes for the protein MKRSLATAAAILFLMLQQVLPASAAYPDKNINGYIAWGAGGGTDNASRALTPLVEKLLGAKIILQNKPGAAGSLATTLVSNMPADGYSILYNAEGPALYKILGLGKFDYNDFETLCLMVFGVDVICVHPDTPYKTLDELVKAAQASPRTIKLASTGTGGIPFVIASILKAMHNVEFNLVGFDGDGSGIAALLGGHVDGMPISMMGAGTVDLIKTGKLRALAVIYDKRVEQLPDVPAITEIYPEFAQYLPIGHFYGAFVKKGTPEDIVTKLRDAYMTAVKDPSFMDFIQRLNGIPLALSGEEAGEFLRKNQSNVAWLLQDAGVTKASPEEFGIPKP
- a CDS encoding tripartite tricarboxylate transporter substrate binding protein, encoding MLKKLTSLLLVSLTLAAASASFAGEYPERNINGYIVWGAGGVTDNVSRALASLAEKELGASIVMQNKTGASGAIATTYVHNAPADGYSLLFGAENQGLYKVMNLSQIDYDEFIPLLIAMGNTGVVCVSPSSPHATYKDFIDAAQGEKKFSMGSTGPGGFPYVASCMMTDIHKGVRFNFVQFDGEAGALTALMGGHIDAVPVGLLSAAELIKGNKIRALAVLADKRLPQFPDLPAITEFFPEYERYLPWEAFYGVFIKKGTPDDIVNKLKDAFIEASRNPVFDKFAENLGGTKLALTGQDARAYVDKNRSVAAWLMQRAGAAKRSPAEFGIPEP
- a CDS encoding tripartite tricarboxylate transporter TctB family protein: MQDHSETNSRKPGELAFALLCVLFGALGYYFAMDITSGELSSPSVAPKLASAVIVLMGLAELRRCLKKGKPLPGPGPLLRYLFTWDVVFILAMLGAYSILLPILHFPLASFLFLLCSLFYLQRGKRFFLCLAVSVSSIAVLVGIFKYIFKVMLP
- a CDS encoding tripartite tricarboxylate transporter permease; translated protein: MEQMHGFLAPFFNIQMVALVWLGVLAGVWVGAIPGLSVTMAASLLISFTFSWSLDNALALICGVFVGGVYGGAITAILLNIPGAPAAIATGFDGYPLARRGEAGRTIGLVTTVSIFGGLLGIAILAVAAPVVANFALKFAPRDYFLLALMGLLLIGSIGGGDPIKGILAGAVGVLLSMVGMDPSTGELRYTFGNIYLMAGISFVTAMIGLFGVSEVLFQLRDSTQAAAKQKLDKIVPDLKTFFSHLPLALRSGLLGVWIGALPGTGGDVAALLAYDQAKRSVKNPEYPFGEGAIEGVIAPESANKGAVGGAFIPMLTLGIPGDAVTAIIIGALFIHGLKPGPMLMVENPDIFWTIISLLLIGNIALLVIGLLSVKMFSKIIEVPKLIVMPVVIILSIIGTYSIQNSLTDVFWMIGFGVLGYFMRAYGYSTAPMVLGIILGPLLDSNYRRAMQSAGDEILPFLTSFVAHPLTLFLTCCIAYLIVSQTPWWRGKRKRTSATVEIS
- the aroE gene encoding shikimate dehydrogenase, yielding MKEKTFWADTEFFGLLGTPVRKSLSPAMHNANFRALGMNALYSPYEVDEESLPKVLPSLGALRFKGLNITMPLKQKIIPYLDELDELAELCNAVNTVYWKNGRLCGSNTDGIGFVHGLKEQGRYDPTGKHCLIFGAGGAARGVAFALCASGISTITLWGRASGHERIGKLASDLNAYRSGVCRIQSTEPGDLPKLFGESELVINSTSVGMTPETDATPFDTALLEPRHMVCDLVYVPHDTKMLREAEARGSRTLAGYWMTIWQGVEAFRRWTNREPNVEVMTRTILEHLTRREGTSR
- a CDS encoding hydroxymethylglutaryl-CoA lyase, translated to MNFASGALPSRIAICEVGPRDGLQNEKTLLSIERKVELIEAAVEAGARSVEIGSFVHPKAVPAMAETDEVARRLARKEGVEYRALAMNLKGVERAHAAGLSKVKVTVSASDEHSRKNSNASPEEVIQSFASCAAFCAERGMALSGAISTAFGYSDIGVMPLERIFPIVEAYLALGVREISMSDTTGVANPAQVYENMTRLRERYGEVTWTLHTHNTRGMALANIYAALTAGVSHFDASFAGLGGCPFAPGASGNIATEDVVHMAHAMGIETGYDLAGSVALARRVESYVGHPGDSSMLRLSGTEFCR